DNA from Fusobacterium perfoetens:
TTTCTTTCATAGAAAGTTTCATGGCATTTACAGCTGGGAATATATTTTATTTTGTCCCCTAAAATTTTAATCATTTCTTCAGGGAGCATACGGTTTATAATATAAGGGCTGCCACACTCACTGCATCTTCTTGAATAGTCATATTCAGGGGTTTTATCTCCTGAAAAATCAAGGTTTAAATTTTTATTTCCTGAGCTTAAATCTTTAATATTTTCCCATGTAATAATTTCCAAAGCACTCACCTTAACCCTAACATTTTATAAAGTTCTTCATTGTCTTTATTTTCTTCATAAACTTTGCTGTTATTAATATTAAGCCTTGTATCAGAGGGAGATTTTCTGTAAGAAGAACATCTGTCAGCAAAACTTCCGTTTAAAGCACTTTTAAGATTATCAACTTTAAAAATTGTGTTTATGCTGAAATTATTTTTAACAAACTGACTTTTTCCCATAATTTCCAATGCTTTAAAAAATTTTTCTGCCCCAAGAGAATAAAGACAGTTTAAAATTACACTGTTTTTAGGTCTGAAGTCATAAGTTGGGAGAGAATATTCTTTGTATTTTTTCAAAATATCCTCAATGACAGGCATGGGATTTTCCTCCCCTGTGTGAGTAATATTATAATCAGCTATAGAATTATCAGTTATAGAAGTATCTTTGTCATGACAAATTGTCACTGGTTCAGATGACATTGTGTCATGAGGGCTGTCACATTTTGTCACTTGATACCCTGTTTTTGTCATATGAGTATTTTCAGAATAATCATTTTCATTTTGTTTATAAAAGTCAAAATCATTAAGAGTGCTGTAAAGATTTCCGGGAGCAAGATACATAAATTTTCCTGTTCTTCCTTTTTTGCTTGAAAGAATAACTTTTTTAAGAATATCTTTTTCTATAAAGTTATCAATTTTTCTTTTAATAGTTCTCACACTTCCTAAAATCTGAATTTGTTCAGCAAGATAGCTATAAGTGAGCCACATATATTTATCTTCATTTATAATTAAATATTCAAGTGTGTCAGAGGAACTTGAGTATATATCCATGATAGTTCTTAAAAGCAGAGCATCATTTCCGTCAAGTCCATATTTAATAAGAGCTTTTTGATTATATCCACAGATATTATATTTCATTTTCCTATCCTCTCCTTTTATAAGATTATTTAGAGTTAAAATTTTAATAATTAATTTCTTAAGAAGGGAAGAAGCCCTTCTGTTATAATAAATTTTCTTTTTCCTTTTTGCAAAGTAAGAATTTCCCCGTTATCTATTGCCTGATAAATATAACTTCTGCTTATTTTAAGAAACATGGAAACTTCTTTTACAGAAGTTATTGTTCCCAGTTCTTTTTTTAATTTTTCAAGAAGCATTTCTTCAAAGTCATCTCTTGGAGGAGACACCTTAAGAAGATATAGCTTTATTTCTTTATCCATATCCTGAGCAATCTGCATAAGTTTAAGCCTCCTTTTTTCACGCCGTTTTATAGCTTTTTCCCTTTTAATTTTTTCTTCCCTTTCCCTTTTAAGTCTTTCATCTTTTAAATGCCTGTATTTATCAATATCTAAATCGTCAAAAAGAAATAAGAACCTTTTTTTAAAGGTTGTAATATTATCAGTATTCATTTCTATATCTTTGATGAGGATGAATTTTACTTAAAAATGGAAAAATTTCTTTTGTTTTTATGGAATAAATGCCGTCATAGGCAAAGCAGGGGATAACTCCTTTTTCAATGGCATCAAATACAATGTCCACATCAATGTCAAGGAAATCGGCTAGGTTATGGGGTTTGGTAAGAGGTCCAAGTGTTTTTATAGCCTTTGTCATATATCTGTATTCAAAAAGGTCGTCAGTATATTTTGGGATATATGAAAAAGGATTTTCAAGATATTTTGAACAGTTATAATAAAAACCGTTTATTTGTTTTTGGTGCTGTTCAGAGGTTTTGTAAGTTTGAAAGAACTTTATATATTCCTGTTCTTTAAAATAGTTATTTATTTTTAAAATATCTTTAGGTGTTAAATTTTTTTTACTTCTTCTTTTGAGTGACTTTTTAAGCATTTTTATCTCTCCCTTTAAAAAATTATTAAACAGAGAAATTTCTCTTAAGTTAAGCCGCATGCGTGACAGAATTATATAAAAAACTTTGAAAAATGTCAAAAATAAAAACGGTCAAAATTTACACGAAAGGGCTTATTTTGCACAAGAAATAACCAATTCCCAAAAGTGAACAGTTGTAAAATGAGAAAAAATTGTGAATAAAAAAAATTATCAAAAAAACTTCAATTTTTTTAAAAAATTTTAATTTTAAAAAAAGTGCTTGACAATTAAAACAAGCAGGACTATAATCAAATTGAATGTATTTAAAAAATATAGAGTGAGTTTTACAAAAAATAGTATAAATAATTTTAACTAATTAAACAGTTTGATTCCCCTTAAATCAGACTGTTTTTTTATTACTTTTTTTAATAAAAGTAATAGAAAAATAATCTGATTACCATATTTCCAAGATGTAGAAAAATTTAAAAGTAATTATACAATATTAAAGGGGGATAAAATATTGTAATTACTTTTGATAGGTCAAAAAAAAGGTTAAAAAAGAGGTCAAAGAGGTAAAGGTTTCACAGGAGGGGTTTAAGTATGGGTAAAAATTATGTAGAAAATTCACTTAAGAGATTTCTTAAAAGAAAAGTAAAAATCACAATGGGGGTTGTGGTTTCTTTTTTAATTACTGGAATGGTTTCATTTGGAGCTGCTGATAAAACAGTTGAAATCACACTTGAAAATGGAGAGATTAAAATAAACCAAGAGATAGGTATTCTTGATAAGAATAATAATACTTGGACTACTGATGATATTATTAATGTCCAAGATGGAAATGGAATTCAAATAACAGGGGAAAATGAAAACTTTAATATTATCAATAATGGAAGTATTTTTGGAAATACTGAAAATAATACTTTATTAGGAAATGGAATTGCGATTGGTTATAAAGGGGAAGAAGAGGTTAAAACAAACATAGGAGTAATAACTAATACAGGGATAATTTCAGGAGAAGGTTTAGGAGAAGGTTCAAGAAATTTTTCAGGAAATGGAATAATAAATGTTGGTGGAATAATAAAAGAAATAACTAATACAGGGATAATCTCAGGAAATTTTTCAGGAAATTTTTTAGGAAATCCTTCAGAAACATATATAGGAAATGGAATAATAAATGTTGGTGGAATAATAAAAGAAATAACTAATACAGGGATAATCTCAGGAAATTCTCCATTTCTTGGTTCAGGATTCGGAATTTATAATGATGGAACAATAGAAAAAATAGAAAATAGTGGTTTAATTTTAGGAGAAGCTGAGGGAAGTGGAATTTACAATCCAGAAAGAAAAACAATAAAAGAGATATTAAATACAGGAATAATCTTAGGGGAAGGTTCAGGAGAAGGTTCAGGAAATGGATTTGCAAAGGATCCCCATACAGAAGAAGTATCAGTAGAAAATTATGGTATAATATCCGGAAGTAGTAAAGTTGGAGATAGGTCAGGAAATGGAATGATCACTGTAAGTTCAATTAATCTATTAAATGAAGGCATAATTTTAGGAAATAAAAATTCAGGTGAAATGTCAGGGAATGGATTAATATCTATAGCTGATGATGATAAAATGGTATCAGTAAAAAATTATGGTATAATAGCTGGAAGTAATAAAGCTATTGAAGGTGTTGATGAAAGCAAAATAACAAACTATGGTTTATTAATAAGTGGAGATAAAATTGAAGCAGGAGATGGAGGAATACACGACGGAAAAGAAATTATAAATGGTGTTGAATCTGATAAAACTACTGCTAGAGTTGTTACATCAACAGAACTTGCTGATAAAAATAAAAATGAAAACCTTATTATTAATGTTGTTGGAAAAGAAGGTACAGCTTTTAATATAGACAGTGAACTTACACTTTCTGATAGTACAATAAATGGTTATAAAAATGCAGTAACTCTTACTGGAAAAGATTTCACTGGAAATAATGTTATAGTAAATGCAGGAGAAAATGCTTTTACTGGAAGTACTTCAAAAGATACTATTACTCTTACAGGAGAATCAATAATAAATGGTAAAATTGATTTAGGAGCTGGAGAAGATGAGCTTACTATAAATAATACTGTTCAAATTAATAAAGACCTTGATGGCGGAGCAGATAGTGATACACTTACATTTAATTCATCTTCTGCTGATAATATGAATGTTCTTCATAATATTTCAAACTTTGAAAATATTAATGTAGACAGTAATATAACTTTATTTGAAAATATAAAAATTTCAGGAGCAGAAAAAATAACAATAGAAGATAAAGGAACTCTTACTTTAAGAGTTGATGGAACTAAAAAAGATTCTGATGGAAAAATTATAGGTCATGCTCTTCATGGAAATGACGGAACAATTATAACTTCTATTTCTCCTGATAAAAATGGAAAATTAAATATTAATTTTATTGGTGGACAAAATGAAGAGATTATCTCTTTTGGAAGTAATAAATTAGAAAATGTAACAGTTGATTTTACTAATCCATTATATATGACAAAAGAAACAAGTGATAAAGATTCAACATCTGAAATACAAGTAAGTGTAGCAGAAAATTTAGATGATTTCATTGGAGGAAGTAAACAAGATACAGGGGATATAGATACAATTACTTATGAAAAATTAAATAAAATTTATGAAAGTATGCATTCTGTAGATGGACTTCTTCCAAGTGAATTTGCAGGACTTACAGATGAAAAAGTAGGAGAGTTTTTAAAATATCTTCACGATATTTTTGCAGAAAACCCTTATGCTTATTCATCTGAACTTTCAAGAAAAACTATGAGCATGATGAAAAATCTTGCTGACAGAGATTTAAAACCTGATTATAAAGAGTGGGCAATCTACGGAGGATTCACTCATGTTGACGGTGGAACAAAAGATACTTTCTATGGAAGAGGATACTACACTTATGATGTAGGCTCTCATACTGACCATGCTGATACAAAAATAAATGGTGGATACTTTAAAGCTGAATATGGAAAAGAAAAAGATTTAACTACAGGTATAATCTTCGGTGGAAATAACTCTGAAACAGAAATTGGTGCTTCAAAAGTTGAAGGAGATTCTTTCTACTTTGGTGCTTATGCTAAAAAATATCTAAATAATTTTAGATTTACTTTAGGAGCAGGATTCCAACATGGAGATTATAAGGGAGATAGAACAGCCTTAGGTTATGGAGTAACTGATACAAGAAAATACTCTGAAAATTATCATGACAGAGGATTTAATATCTATGGAAATACAAAATATTCAAAAGAACTTGGAAACAACTTCTTCTTTGAACCATCAGTAACTTTAGAATATAGCTATGTAGACCAAGATGGAGTAAAAGAATATGGTGTTCTTGCAATAGAAACAGATTCTAAAACTTTTGACTATCTATCTGGAACAGTTAATCTTGATTTAAGAAAAAATATAACATCTGATACTCTTACTCATTCATTTATAAGTGGTGTATCTTATGAGAGAATGCTTTCAGGTTATGACAGTGAATATATCACTGGAAGAATAATCGGTAGAGAAAAATTAGGAAAAGATTTTGATATTCTTGTCCCTGAAAAAGAAAAAGATACATTATCTCTAAATTTAAGATATGAACTTGAAACAGAAAAAGGATTAATGTTTGATGTAAAAGGCTCATATAGATTTGAACATGATAATAATGATGATGAATGGATAATAGGAACAGGTATAGGATATAAATTCTAAATATTATCTTAACTAAATAAGCACCCAAATAAAAATCCTTAATAAAAACAGAACTCAGTCTTGGTGTTAAACACTGGGGCTGAGTTTTGTTTTTTGTATGTGTTTTTTTTGTTTAAAAATTATAAAATATGGTATACTATAATAAAATAAAGAAGAGAGGTGAAGTATGCTCAAAATAAAAAATATTAATATAAAAAATTATAGAGGGATACAGGAATTAAATATTACAGAATTAAAAAGTGTTAATATTTTAGTTGGTGATAATAATGCAGGAAAAACCAGTTTATTAGAGGCAATACAGATTTTTTCAAATCCAACCATGTATACTCTTTCAAAGATTTCAAGCCAAAGAGACAATTATAAAACAGAAATAAGAATGAATATACTAGACTCACTATATTATTTATTTAATATTAAAGAGTCTGATTCTCCTTTCTTTAATATAAATGGAACTATAAAAAATAAAAATAGAGATGTACAAATAAAAGTTACAAAAGAAAAAATATATCATCTTACTGAAAATAAAAATATTATTGGGAATCAAGAGGAAATTGACAACTATACTTATGAAATTTCTATAAATAATAAAATTGAAAAGTTAGTTTTAAATAAATATTCTAATTTTTCTTTTAAAGTAACTTCACCTGACTTTAAAGTTCATTTTATTCAAACGATAGACCATATAATAAATGATATTTTTGTTGAATTATTAAAAAGTAAGGATATTAAAGATAAGGCTGTTACATTATTGCAAGAATTTGATAAAGATATTATGGATATAAGATATATTCCAAATGAAAATAATTATATTCCTGTATTAGAATTGTCAAATGGAGAATATCTTCCAGTAGCATTATATGGAGATGGATTGAAAAAAGCCCTTACAATGCTGAATGCTATT
Protein-coding regions in this window:
- a CDS encoding helix-turn-helix domain-containing protein, whose translation is MNTDNITTFKKRFLFLFDDLDIDKYRHLKDERLKREREEKIKREKAIKRREKRRLKLMQIAQDMDKEIKLYLLKVSPPRDDFEEMLLEKLKKELGTITSVKEVSMFLKISRSYIYQAIDNGEILTLQKGKRKFIITEGLLPFLRN
- a CDS encoding autotransporter domain-containing protein gives rise to the protein MGKNYVENSLKRFLKRKVKITMGVVVSFLITGMVSFGAADKTVEITLENGEIKINQEIGILDKNNNTWTTDDIINVQDGNGIQITGENENFNIINNGSIFGNTENNTLLGNGIAIGYKGEEEVKTNIGVITNTGIISGEGLGEGSRNFSGNGIINVGGIIKEITNTGIISGNFSGNFLGNPSETYIGNGIINVGGIIKEITNTGIISGNSPFLGSGFGIYNDGTIEKIENSGLILGEAEGSGIYNPERKTIKEILNTGIILGEGSGEGSGNGFAKDPHTEEVSVENYGIISGSSKVGDRSGNGMITVSSINLLNEGIILGNKNSGEMSGNGLISIADDDKMVSVKNYGIIAGSNKAIEGVDESKITNYGLLISGDKIEAGDGGIHDGKEIINGVESDKTTARVVTSTELADKNKNENLIINVVGKEGTAFNIDSELTLSDSTINGYKNAVTLTGKDFTGNNVIVNAGENAFTGSTSKDTITLTGESIINGKIDLGAGEDELTINNTVQINKDLDGGADSDTLTFNSSSADNMNVLHNISNFENINVDSNITLFENIKISGAEKITIEDKGTLTLRVDGTKKDSDGKIIGHALHGNDGTIITSISPDKNGKLNINFIGGQNEEIISFGSNKLENVTVDFTNPLYMTKETSDKDSTSEIQVSVAENLDDFIGGSKQDTGDIDTITYEKLNKIYESMHSVDGLLPSEFAGLTDEKVGEFLKYLHDIFAENPYAYSSELSRKTMSMMKNLADRDLKPDYKEWAIYGGFTHVDGGTKDTFYGRGYYTYDVGSHTDHADTKINGGYFKAEYGKEKDLTTGIIFGGNNSETEIGASKVEGDSFYFGAYAKKYLNNFRFTLGAGFQHGDYKGDRTALGYGVTDTRKYSENYHDRGFNIYGNTKYSKELGNNFFFEPSVTLEYSYVDQDGVKEYGVLAIETDSKTFDYLSGTVNLDLRKNITSDTLTHSFISGVSYERMLSGYDSEYITGRIIGREKLGKDFDILVPEKEKDTLSLNLRYELETEKGLMFDVKGSYRFEHDNNDDEWIIGTGIGYKF
- a CDS encoding AAA family ATPase, coding for MLKIKNINIKNYRGIQELNITELKSVNILVGDNNAGKTSLLEAIQIFSNPTMYTLSKISSQRDNYKTEIRMNILDSLYYLFNIKESDSPFFNINGTIKNKNRDVQIKVTKEKIYHLTENKNIIGNQEEIDNYTYEISINNKIEKLVLNKYSNFSFKVTSPDFKVHFIQTIDHIINDIFVELLKSKDIKDKAVTLLQEFDKDIMDIRYIPNENNYIPVLELSNGEYLPVALYGDGLKKALTMLNAIIKAENGVLLVDEYETALHTSIMQKVFKFMVEVAKKENVQLFLTTHSLEAVDKFLYANKDILEDISIIRLKKKENKTYAKIMNGKEALNNRENYDLELRV